The following coding sequences lie in one Polynucleobacter necessarius genomic window:
- the cmk gene encoding (d)CMP kinase has product MGPFLVITIDGPTASGKGTVASLVAEKLGFHYLDSGALYRLVALASEKQGVDVKNGSELGLLVPKLLISFKNNLIFLNGDDVTEAIRTESIGLRASALAVHPEVRSALVGLQRSFRQSPGLVADGRDMASVIFPDAVLKVFLTATAAARAERRYKQLIAKGISAKLEDLLQDLQERDARDSSRGAAPLLVADGAKVLETSDLSIEQAVKTVLDWYQSSMT; this is encoded by the coding sequence ATGGGCCCTTTTCTAGTTATTACAATTGACGGACCCACCGCTTCAGGTAAGGGTACGGTTGCCTCCTTGGTGGCAGAAAAGTTGGGATTTCATTATTTGGATAGCGGAGCGCTTTATCGCTTAGTTGCTTTGGCTAGCGAGAAACAGGGCGTAGACGTCAAAAATGGCTCAGAGTTAGGCCTTTTAGTTCCTAAGCTATTGATTTCATTCAAAAATAATCTAATTTTTCTCAATGGCGACGACGTTACTGAGGCTATTCGTACAGAAAGCATCGGTTTGAGAGCTTCTGCTTTAGCTGTTCATCCAGAGGTGCGGTCTGCTTTGGTGGGGCTGCAACGTAGTTTTCGCCAATCTCCAGGTTTGGTGGCTGATGGCAGGGATATGGCCAGTGTCATCTTTCCAGATGCGGTTTTGAAGGTTTTCTTGACTGCAACTGCTGCAGCTAGAGCCGAGCGTCGCTATAAGCAATTGATAGCTAAGGGAATTTCTGCTAAACTTGAGGACTTGCTGCAAGATTTGCAGGAGCGCGATGCTAGAGACAGTAGTCGAGGCGCCGCACCCTTGTTGGTTGCAGATGGTGCAAAAGTGCTTGAAACATCAGATTTATCGATTGAACAAGCCGTTAAGACAGTTTTAGATTGGTATCAATCTTCAATGACTTAG